Within Paenibacillus sabinae T27, the genomic segment TTAAAAAAATAGAACACAATGGTAATAAGAATAAAAGATGCAATTGAGATTTTTTTTCCCTGACAAGAGTTATTATGATACCCGCAAAAGCTAGTGAACCTATAGGAGCATATAACATCGCAGATGTAACAATCAAACCATCAACAAATGGTGTAGTATCTATGATGATTAGCATAATTATTACCATACTTTGAATAATTATACTCAAAAGTGTTATAAGGATTCGCTTTTTCATAATCTCTGTTACTCCTTTTAAATATTACCTGAGTAATCTATTTTAACCTAATCCCCATGGCATTCGGCGTGCATTTTTCATCACAATTCAGGGAAACTTAACAAGAAAAAATAATGGGATAACAGACATGAAAATAAAACTAAGAATTGTCCTTTTGCTACTGTCACTGATACTAATCATAAGTCCCCTGGAATCAAAAGCATATTCGGGAATGCACAATCCTAAGCAAGATTCTACAGAACTCCAAATACAAGACATGCTTATGCTCTTACTAACTCCAGCGATTCAAGACGCAGTCAGCAATTATTACTTAAAATATTTAAAAGAGCCGCCCTTGGTTTATCCGTATCAAATAGATGTGATTCAGATCGAACGAAAAAATGGATTTCGGGGTTTCATGTTTTTATTAACGGTGGAAGTGACGCCTGTTGTAGGACCACATATTTCAGTAGGTATGGATCGTATTACGTTTGAAATATCTGCGGGACCTACCGTTAAGTTGATAAAATATAACCACATAAAAGACTTTGAGCTACCGCCAAATTGGAAGAATACCCTTCGTGAAAAGTAGAGGAACCGCAAAAAACGGGGAACTTAACCCCCTTACCCTTCTTCGGCAAATCGAATAGCCCCAAGCGGATGCTTGGGGCTAGAATAACTGTTGCTTCTTGTTGGCTGTACTTTAATATTTCGAAACCAGATTATACAGCGC encodes:
- a CDS encoding DUF3888 domain-containing protein, which produces MKIKLRIVLLLLSLILIISPLESKAYSGMHNPKQDSTELQIQDMLMLLLTPAIQDAVSNYYLKYLKEPPLVYPYQIDVIQIERKNGFRGFMFLLTVEVTPVVGPHISVGMDRITFEISAGPTVKLIKYNHIKDFELPPNWKNTLREK